The region AATCTCACGGTTACATAAAATATCTGGATTTGGAGTAAGACCTTTTTTTAGACCTTCTAAAAATACATCAAATACTTTTGTTCTGTATTCTTCAACAAAGTCTTTACCTTTTACTTCAATCCCAATTAAGGCACCAACTTTTTTAGCATCTTCAAATTCTATACGATTTGGGCATTGACTACCTTTGATTCCATACTCCCAATTTCTCATAAATAGGCCAACTACATCATAGCCTTGTTGTTTTAATAGTAATGCAGTAACTGATGAATCAACTCCACCTGACATTCCAACAACTACTTTTTTTTTCATAATTTACCTTTAAAAAAGTTCCATTTTAAAGGAACCTATAATATATGTCTACTTTTTTACATTGGAATAAAATTCCAATTAAAATTAGTTTGTCTTTAGACTCTCTTTAATAAAACTCTAAAGAGAACAACGTGTTGTTCTATAAATGTTTTAAAGGAATAATAACTGATTCTCTATTGGCCCAATCTTTGTGAGGAATAATAAGGTTTTGGGTATTGATTTTTTTGTCATCAAAAAATATAATATCAATATCCAAGGTTCTAGGCGCATCTTGAAAGGATCGCTTTCTTCCTAATCTTTTCTCTAATCTTTGCATGTTTTTTAAAAAATCATTTGGTGCTAAATTAGTTTTGAGCGCAATTATACCATTTAAAAAATGATTTTGTTCCAAAAATCCAAAAGGGGGATTTAGAAGTAGGGGAGAAGTTATAAGTAGATCAAATCTTGTGTCATTTCTCAAATATAAGAGTAGTTTATCAAAAATAGTTTTTGTATTTCCTATATTTCCCCCAATACCAATTGTTACAGTGTGTTTTTTACTTGAATTATACGATAATTTTTTTGGAAAATTTGAAGTATAAAAAAGTGTTAGATTTTTGTTTAAAATTTTTTTCATAATTTGTCCTGAAAATAAATCTTAATTTTTTAGTTAAGATTTATTTTTTGATTTATAGTATTTGTGCTTTTCCATTTTTCATTACAACAGTATCTTCAATTCTTATACCAAACTCTTCAGGTAAATAAATTCCTGGTTCAATAGTAAATACCATATTATCTTCGATTATAACATCTGAACGGGAATTGATATTTGGAAACTCATGAATGTCAAGTCCAACTCCATGACCAGTACTATGTACAAAATATTTACCAAATCCAGCTTTTTCAATTACATCCCTAGTTAATTTATCGATTTGAGATGCTTTCATTCCTGTTCTTGCTTTTTCTATAGCATTTAACTGTGCTTTATAAACTAAGTCATAAATTTTTTGGTGTTTTTTATTTTTAAACTTTTGATCTCTTTTAAATGAAAATGTTTCAAAATCAACATATGAAGTACACGTTCTATCTGAACAATATCTTTTATGTTTAACTCCTGCATCTACTAGTAATAAATCATGAAGCTTAAGTTTTGTATTAGTTGGTAGTGCATGAGGTTTTGCTGCATTTTTATTTATTGCCACAATAGGATCAAAACTTAAATCATATTTACCTATATGACTCATTTTTTCAATTGCTTTAAAATGTAGAAAATTTTCACTTTCTCTAAAACCATTTTTTCTTATAAATTTAGCTAATTCTTTAAATCCATCTCT is a window of Halarcobacter sp. DNA encoding:
- the folK gene encoding 2-amino-4-hydroxy-6-hydroxymethyldihydropteridine diphosphokinase — encoded protein: MKKILNKNLTLFYTSNFPKKLSYNSSKKHTVTIGIGGNIGNTKTIFDKLLLYLRNDTRFDLLITSPLLLNPPFGFLEQNHFLNGIIALKTNLAPNDFLKNMQRLEKRLGRKRSFQDAPRTLDIDIIFFDDKKINTQNLIIPHKDWANRESVIIPLKHL
- a CDS encoding M24 family metallopeptidase — translated: MKNYILLNENAVYYECGFSCDNVVFLKLGSIKYFITDARYTVEAKEYAKDCVVIESSDFIKDVQKILKKSKIKKIVFDPNDFKLSFYQKLTNNIKIKFEAKENFSKLKRIIKSDEEIQLLKKAAQIGRDGFKELAKFIRKNGFRESENFLHFKAIEKMSHIGKYDLSFDPIVAINKNAAKPHALPTNTKLKLHDLLLVDAGVKHKRYCSDRTCTSYVDFETFSFKRDQKFKNKKHQKIYDLVYKAQLNAIEKARTGMKASQIDKLTRDVIEKAGFGKYFVHSTGHGVGLDIHEFPNINSRSDVIIEDNMVFTIEPGIYLPEEFGIRIEDTVVMKNGKAQIL